The following coding sequences lie in one Phalacrocorax carbo chromosome 3, bPhaCar2.1, whole genome shotgun sequence genomic window:
- the POPDC3 gene encoding popeye domain-containing protein 3 → MGENASFWESLIYAHPTCTTWKQEAEGSIYHLASILFVVGFMGGSGFFGLLYVFSLLGLGFLCSSVWAWLDVCAADIFSWNFILFAICFVQFIYVTYQVRSVSFDREFQELYSALFQPLGISLTVYRKIVLCCDAEVVTLEKEHCYAMQGKTPIDKLSLLVSGRIRVTVDGEFLHYIFPLQFLDSPEWDSLRPTEEGIFQVTLTAETDCRYVAWRRKKLYLLFAKHRFISRLFSILIGSDIAEKLYALNDRVHVGKGFRYDIRLPNFYHVSLPETPPVQPSHHLQRGSPRRKPMGVTNCSSFSTQS, encoded by the exons ATGGGAGAAAATGCAAGTTTTTGGGAAAGTTTGATATATGCACATCCTACCTGTACCACTTGGAAGCAAGAGGCAGAGGGATCTATCTACCACCTAGCCAGTATTCTCTTTGTTGTTGGCTTTATGGGTGGAAGTGGATTCTTTGGGCTTCTCTATGTCTTCAGTTTGCTTGGATTGGgctttctctgctcttctgtttgGGCTTGGCTGGATGTCTGTGCTGCTGATATATTCTCCTGGAATTTTATACTGTTCGCCATATGCTTTGTCCAGTTCATTTACGTTACCTACCAAGTTCGGAGTGTTTCCTTTGACAGAGAATTCCAGGAACTTTACAGCGCTCTCTTCCAGCCTCTGGGAATTTCCTTGACTGTCTACAGGAAGATCGTCTTGTGCTGTGATGCAGAAGTGGTTACCCTGGAGAAGGAACACTGTTATGCCATGCAGGGCAAAACACCTATTGATAAACTGTCCTTGCTTGTGTCAGGCAG GATCAGAGTGACAGTTGATGGGGAGTTTCTacattatatttttcctcttcaatttCTGGATTCTCCTGAATGGGATTCACTGAGGCCCACAGAAGAGGGAATTTTCCAG gtGACACTTACAGCAGAGACAGATTGTCGATATGTGGCCTGGAGGAGAAAGAAGCTGTATCTGCTCTTTGCTAAACACCGTTTCATCTCCCGCCTGTTCTCAATTTTAATTGGGAGTGACATTGCCGAAAAACTGTATGCCTTGAATGACAGAGTGCACGTGGGGAAGGGCTTTAGGTACGACATTCGGTTACCGAACTTCTACCACGTTTCACTGCCAGAGACCCCTCCGGTGCAGCCCTCCCACCACCTACAGAGAGGGTCCCCCCGGCGCAAGCCCATGGGGGTTACAAACTGCAGCTCTTTCAGCACACAGTCCTAG